From Thermoflavifilum aggregans, a single genomic window includes:
- the gyrA gene encoding DNA gyrase subunit A, producing MAEETESQQGRIIRVNIEEQMKTAYIDYSMSVIVSRALPDARDGLKPVQRRILYGMNELGNNSNRPYKKSARIVGEVMGKYHPHGDSAIYDAIVRMAQDWTMRYPLIDGHGNFGSLDGDAPAAMRYTEIRLQRIAEAMLEDIEKETVDFTNNFDDTLKEPTVLPTRIPQLLMNGASGIAVGMATNILPHNLREIVDACLAYIDDPQITIDGLMQYIKAPDFPTGGIIYGYEGVKQAFHTGRGKIVVRGKVRVETGNGGKDQIIIYELPYQVNKAALHEKIAQLVNNKVIEGISDVRDESGREGVRLVIDLKRDAIPQVIINQLYKHTELQTSYGVNNVALVHGRPQLMNIKELIAAFVDFRHEIVVRRSQFDLREAEKRAHILEGYLIALDHLDAVIALIRSSADPETARTGLMNTFNLTEIQAKAILDLRLQRLTGLERDKIRQEHEEVSKQIAYLKEVLANQSLRMNIIKDELKDVKERFGDERKTEIQHTTTEIRAEDVIANEAMAITISHLGYIKRTSLSDYRQQRRGGKGITGGKTREEDFIEHLFIASNHDTMLFFTEKGKCYWLKVFEIPEGERHAKGRAIQNLISLSGDDRVRAVIAVKDLEDEAYVQKHYILFCTRRGMIKKSPLADFSRVRQNGIIAITITEGDQLLDARLTDGNCDVMMAVKSGRAIRFPESAVRETGRGAMGVRGITLDHDQDEVIGMVCVHKDDPGRTILVVSEKGFGKRTTISEYRITNRGGKGVKTIQITPKTGALVGILDVSEEDDLMIICKSGLTIRTPVADIREAGRATQGVRLIRLEEQDEIASIARVEENHANGTEEEQDQA from the coding sequence ATGGCAGAAGAGACGGAAAGCCAGCAAGGCCGGATCATTCGGGTAAATATTGAAGAACAGATGAAAACGGCTTACATCGACTATTCGATGTCAGTCATTGTAAGCCGCGCCCTTCCTGATGCCCGTGACGGATTAAAACCTGTGCAGCGCCGGATTTTGTATGGGATGAATGAACTGGGCAACAACAGCAACCGTCCCTATAAAAAGTCAGCCCGTATTGTAGGTGAGGTGATGGGTAAATATCATCCGCATGGCGATAGTGCGATTTATGATGCCATTGTGCGGATGGCGCAGGACTGGACCATGCGTTATCCCCTGATTGACGGGCATGGTAATTTTGGTTCACTGGATGGAGATGCACCTGCAGCCATGCGCTACACCGAAATCCGGCTCCAGCGCATTGCCGAAGCGATGCTGGAAGATATTGAGAAAGAAACCGTTGATTTTACCAACAATTTTGATGATACCCTGAAAGAGCCTACTGTATTGCCCACGCGTATTCCGCAGCTGCTCATGAACGGAGCTTCGGGAATAGCAGTAGGTATGGCTACCAATATCCTGCCGCATAATCTCCGCGAAATTGTAGATGCCTGCCTGGCTTACATTGATGATCCCCAGATCACCATTGATGGCCTGATGCAATACATCAAAGCACCCGATTTCCCCACGGGCGGCATTATTTACGGGTATGAGGGCGTAAAACAGGCATTTCATACCGGCCGCGGCAAAATAGTCGTCAGAGGTAAGGTGCGAGTGGAAACAGGCAATGGCGGCAAAGATCAGATTATCATTTACGAATTACCCTATCAGGTCAACAAAGCTGCACTGCATGAAAAAATTGCCCAGCTGGTGAACAACAAGGTCATCGAGGGCATCAGTGATGTACGCGATGAATCGGGCAGGGAAGGGGTGCGGCTGGTCATTGACCTGAAGCGCGATGCCATTCCACAGGTTATCATCAATCAGCTATACAAACACACCGAACTGCAAACCTCTTATGGGGTTAATAATGTGGCACTTGTTCACGGCCGCCCGCAGTTGATGAATATCAAAGAGCTAATAGCAGCTTTTGTGGATTTTCGTCATGAAATTGTGGTGCGCCGCAGCCAGTTTGATTTGCGGGAAGCTGAAAAAAGAGCCCATATCTTAGAAGGATATCTGATAGCGCTGGACCATCTGGATGCAGTGATCGCCTTAATCAGATCCTCAGCCGATCCGGAAACAGCCAGAACAGGCCTGATGAATACATTCAACCTTACCGAAATACAGGCTAAAGCTATCCTGGATCTGCGCCTGCAAAGACTCACAGGCCTGGAACGGGATAAAATCAGACAAGAACACGAAGAAGTATCTAAACAAATTGCTTATCTGAAAGAAGTTCTTGCCAATCAATCCCTGCGCATGAACATCATTAAGGATGAGCTCAAAGATGTGAAAGAACGTTTCGGTGATGAACGCAAAACAGAAATCCAGCACACCACTACGGAAATTCGCGCAGAAGATGTGATTGCCAACGAAGCCATGGCCATTACTATTTCACATTTGGGATATATCAAACGCACATCCCTATCCGATTATCGCCAGCAGCGAAGAGGAGGTAAGGGTATTACCGGAGGCAAAACGCGTGAGGAAGATTTTATTGAACATCTGTTTATCGCCTCCAATCACGATACCATGTTGTTTTTCACTGAAAAAGGAAAATGTTACTGGTTAAAAGTATTCGAAATTCCGGAAGGAGAACGGCATGCAAAAGGCAGAGCCATTCAGAATCTCATCAGCCTTTCAGGTGATGATCGGGTAAGAGCTGTAATAGCCGTGAAGGATCTGGAAGACGAAGCATATGTGCAAAAACATTATATCTTGTTCTGCACCCGTAGGGGTATGATTAAAAAATCGCCACTGGCCGATTTTTCCAGAGTCAGACAAAATGGTATTATCGCTATTACCATCACGGAGGGCGATCAGCTGCTCGATGCCAGGCTTACCGATGGTAATTGTGATGTAATGATGGCTGTAAAAAGCGGACGGGCGATTCGTTTCCCGGAATCGGCCGTGCGGGAAACCGGACGGGGAGCTATGGGTGTGCGGGGCATCACGCTGGATCATGATCAGGATGAAGTTATCGGCATGGTCTGTGTGCATAAGGATGATCCGGGCAGAACCATTCTGGTGGTTTCTGAAAAGGGATTCGGCAAACGAACCACTATCAGCGAATACCGGATTACCAACCGGGGCGGTAAAGGTGTGAAAACCATTCAGATCACTCCCAAAACAGGTGCATTGGTAGGAATTCTGGATGTGTCTGAAGAAGATGATCTGATGATCATCTGCAAATCAGGTCTTACGATTCGTACACCTGTTGCGGATATCCGGGAAGCTGGCAGAGCCACACAAGGCGTACGACTTATTCGCCTGGAAGAACAAGATGAAATTGCATCTATTGCCCGGGTGGAAGAAAATCATGCAAATGGCACGGAAGAGGAGCAAGATCAGGCATGA
- a CDS encoding tetratricopeptide repeat protein, with the protein MKKTLLIVFLAGLCSWSYAQNKMVRKAEDALKNKNYDEALADIQQALQDSKTGKEGKTWYLSGEIHGAIATEKKDPQEAWKAFQDYQKAVELSPKDPEILLTLSKNLSDIYVVMGNAAYGDLNEQKFDSAYDKFMRTYAIARFLNDKGVGTIPTDTSMIFYTGYVAHQSQHEDTAFAYFKKAAELGFDKEPYLYFTLANMYMDRNQFDSAIAAVEKGKKLFPTNDNFNNLEIQLYEKAGKTDELISKLENEVNQHPDNYNLILNLAILYDNLAHPTDEQGNDTTAPANAQQLEQKAIDMYKKAIALKPDDYPANFNLGLLYYNKAAKYGRELGQLGSSAQEQQRAQQIAHLQDSLLNLSLPYLDKTYHLLDAKTKLDANELLAYKNALSGLKAIYARKNETDKYNEVKQKYDQADSKAQ; encoded by the coding sequence ATGAAAAAAACCTTGCTCATTGTGTTTCTGGCTGGCCTCTGCAGCTGGTCTTATGCCCAGAATAAAATGGTCAGAAAAGCAGAAGATGCACTGAAGAACAAAAACTATGATGAAGCGCTGGCAGATATTCAGCAGGCTCTGCAAGATAGCAAAACCGGGAAAGAAGGTAAAACCTGGTACCTAAGCGGAGAAATTCATGGAGCCATAGCTACTGAGAAAAAAGATCCCCAGGAAGCATGGAAAGCTTTTCAGGATTATCAAAAAGCTGTAGAATTAAGTCCAAAAGATCCGGAAATTTTGCTCACGCTTTCCAAAAACCTCAGTGACATTTATGTGGTGATGGGTAACGCTGCTTATGGCGATCTGAATGAACAGAAATTTGATTCTGCATACGACAAATTTATGCGTACCTACGCCATTGCCCGTTTTCTGAATGACAAGGGTGTAGGCACAATCCCCACAGATACGTCCATGATTTTCTATACTGGTTATGTAGCTCATCAAAGTCAACATGAGGATACAGCATTTGCCTATTTTAAGAAAGCTGCCGAACTTGGATTTGACAAGGAACCCTATCTGTATTTTACACTGGCTAATATGTACATGGACAGGAATCAGTTTGACAGCGCGATAGCGGCTGTGGAAAAAGGTAAAAAATTATTTCCGACCAACGATAATTTCAACAATCTGGAAATTCAACTTTATGAAAAAGCAGGAAAAACAGATGAGCTGATCAGCAAACTTGAAAATGAAGTAAATCAACATCCTGATAATTATAATCTTATTCTTAATCTGGCCATCCTGTATGATAACCTAGCACATCCTACTGATGAACAGGGCAATGATACCACAGCCCCAGCAAATGCACAGCAGCTGGAACAAAAAGCGATTGATATGTACAAAAAAGCCATAGCCCTGAAACCGGATGACTACCCGGCAAACTTCAATCTGGGCTTATTGTATTACAATAAAGCAGCCAAATACGGACGTGAACTGGGTCAGTTGGGTTCTTCAGCACAGGAACAGCAACGGGCACAACAAATTGCACATTTGCAGGACAGCCTGCTTAACCTGTCGCTGCCTTATCTGGATAAAACCTATCATTTGCTTGATGCCAAAACTAAACTCGATGCCAATGAATTATTGGCTTATAAAAATGCTTTGTCAGGATTAAAAGCCATTTATGCCCGTAAAAACGAAACAGATAAATATAACGAAGTAAAACAGAAATACGACCAGGCTGATAGCAAGGCTCAGTAA
- a CDS encoding TolB family protein, with amino-acid sequence MKKIFILLIGMGLIWILPLSGMAQSGSIGQFSDQADVGTVAIAGEAAYNPVSQTYWIRGSGSNIWDRTDVFHYLYTRLSGDFILQAELYWPEKSMEPHRKAGWMIRSSLDAHAMHVSAVAHGNGLISLQYRAHANGITAEKQLPADSAWVLQLERKGNRYIFSAARFGDTLQQVEVDTVHLPDTVYAGLFVCAHQPDRAETVIFRNVRIIRPAPPTLVPYRDYLGSYIEILDVHNGHRWMIYTDKGSVQAPNWTRDGQSLIFNKDGKLYCFSLITHQISLIPTGHATQNNNDHVISFDGKWLGISNTPDSSTSSHVYIVPIQGGEPRLITPIGPSYLHGWSPDGHDLVYTAQRNGEFDIYRISVQGGEEQRLTFTPGLDDGPEYSPDGKFIYFNSVRSGHMQIWRMKPDGTSAEQLTHDDFQNWFPHISPDGKWMVFLSYLPDVRPDDHPFYKKVYIRMMPADGGKPRVLAYVYGGQGTINTPSWSPDSRFIAFVSNSSMW; translated from the coding sequence ATGAAGAAAATATTTATTCTCCTGATTGGTATGGGGCTGATATGGATATTGCCTTTATCTGGTATGGCTCAGTCCGGCAGTATTGGCCAGTTCAGCGACCAGGCTGACGTAGGCACGGTAGCTATTGCCGGCGAAGCAGCGTATAATCCGGTATCACAAACATACTGGATAAGAGGTTCAGGCAGCAATATCTGGGATCGTACGGATGTCTTTCACTATCTCTACACCCGGTTGTCAGGTGATTTCATTTTGCAAGCGGAGTTATATTGGCCGGAAAAAAGTATGGAACCGCATCGCAAGGCGGGCTGGATGATACGCAGCAGCCTGGATGCTCATGCCATGCATGTGAGTGCAGTAGCGCATGGCAACGGATTAATCTCCCTCCAATACCGTGCTCATGCGAATGGCATAACAGCCGAAAAACAATTGCCTGCAGATAGTGCCTGGGTATTACAACTGGAAAGAAAAGGCAACCGGTATATTTTTTCAGCTGCCCGTTTCGGCGATACCTTGCAACAGGTGGAAGTGGATACAGTACATTTGCCGGATACGGTTTATGCAGGATTATTTGTATGTGCACATCAGCCAGATCGGGCAGAAACAGTTATTTTCCGCAACGTTCGCATCATTCGTCCAGCTCCGCCCACATTGGTACCTTACCGTGATTATTTGGGAAGCTATATTGAAATACTGGATGTGCACAATGGACATCGGTGGATGATATATACAGATAAGGGTTCTGTTCAGGCACCCAACTGGACGCGTGATGGTCAGTCACTCATTTTTAATAAAGACGGAAAGCTTTATTGCTTTTCTCTCATTACACATCAGATATCCCTTATTCCAACCGGACATGCTACACAAAACAACAATGATCATGTGATTTCATTTGATGGCAAATGGCTGGGCATCAGCAATACACCAGACAGCAGTACATCTTCACATGTGTATATTGTTCCCATACAGGGAGGTGAACCCAGGCTAATTACACCGATAGGTCCTTCCTATCTGCATGGCTGGTCGCCCGACGGACATGATCTGGTATATACTGCACAACGAAACGGCGAGTTTGATATTTATCGGATTTCTGTACAGGGCGGTGAAGAACAACGACTTACCTTTACACCCGGATTGGATGATGGCCCGGAATATAGTCCGGATGGCAAATTTATCTATTTCAATTCCGTGCGTTCCGGACATATGCAGATCTGGCGCATGAAGCCCGATGGTACATCAGCAGAGCAACTTACGCATGATGATTTTCAGAACTGGTTTCCGCATATTTCACCAGATGGAAAATGGATGGTATTTCTCTCTTATCTACCCGATGTGCGCCCGGATGATCATCCTTTCTATAAAAAAGTATATATCCGGATGATGCCCGCTGATGGCGGTAAACCAAGAGTATTGGCTTATGTATACGGCGGACAGGGAACTATCAATACACCGTCCTGGTCGCCCGACAGCAGGTTTATAGCTTTTGTTAGCAATTCGAGCATGTGGTGA
- a CDS encoding SGNH/GDSL hydrolase family protein: MNTSKWIYLLLFLFFFCASHAQTRFYAGDDSHIRYVGRIDYSQPHQPRLWLPGSYFYFHTKDDQVQLIVEDEQLYGQHQNYIEIAIDDTHLQRIHLTKKIDTILIHLPANHTSSVHRVLVCKDTESGNGYVACRGIICQTLLSPEPLPARKIECFGNSITCGFGADTSQIACGKGAWYDQHNAYMSYGAVAARLLHAQWHLSAVSGIGLIHSCCQMQITMPQVYDKINMREDSLQWNFADYQPDVVTICLGQNDGIQDSAAFCSAYVQFIHTLRKVYPKAYFICLNSPMADERLNTVLKKYIQSVCAAIQKEGDARISYFFFTRRYYHGCGEHPDVQEQQEMGRLLAAYIRTRMHW, from the coding sequence ATGAACACATCGAAATGGATTTACCTACTCCTTTTTTTATTCTTTTTCTGTGCTTCACACGCACAAACACGGTTTTATGCAGGAGATGATTCACATATCCGGTATGTGGGTCGCATTGATTATTCACAACCTCATCAGCCTCGCCTGTGGTTACCCGGAAGTTATTTTTATTTTCATACCAAAGATGATCAGGTACAACTGATTGTGGAAGATGAACAACTGTATGGCCAGCATCAGAATTATATTGAAATTGCAATTGATGATACGCATTTACAAAGAATCCATCTCACTAAGAAAATTGATACCATTCTTATTCACCTGCCTGCAAATCATACTTCATCCGTTCATCGGGTGTTGGTATGCAAAGACACGGAATCAGGCAATGGATATGTTGCGTGCAGGGGAATCATTTGCCAGACATTATTATCTCCAGAGCCACTACCTGCCAGAAAAATTGAATGTTTTGGAAATTCAATTACATGTGGTTTTGGTGCAGATACATCGCAAATTGCATGCGGGAAAGGAGCCTGGTATGATCAGCACAATGCGTATATGAGTTATGGTGCCGTAGCAGCACGTCTGTTGCATGCACAATGGCATCTTAGCGCGGTTTCAGGTATCGGATTAATTCACAGTTGTTGCCAGATGCAGATTACTATGCCGCAGGTTTATGATAAAATAAATATGCGTGAAGATAGCCTGCAATGGAATTTTGCAGATTATCAACCTGATGTTGTTACCATTTGTCTGGGACAGAATGATGGCATTCAGGATTCTGCTGCATTTTGCAGTGCCTATGTGCAATTTATCCACACCTTACGCAAGGTTTATCCGAAAGCTTATTTCATTTGTTTAAACAGCCCGATGGCCGATGAAAGACTGAATACAGTGTTAAAGAAATATATTCAGTCGGTTTGTGCCGCTATACAGAAAGAAGGAGATGCGCGAATCAGTTATTTTTTCTTTACCCGCCGGTATTACCATGGTTGTGGAGAGCATCCTGATGTACAAGAACAACAGGAGATGGGTAGATTACTTGCAGCTTATATCCGCACACGCATGCACTGGTAA
- a CDS encoding BrxA/BrxB family bacilliredoxin, protein MYPAELVLPMKAELTENGFEELLTREEVEQALARKGTTLVVINSVCGCSAGTARPGVLMALSRANKKPDYLVTSFAGFDFEAVEQIRKHLLPYPPSSPSIALFKDGKLVLMIERHMIEGRPAQVIAQSLIAAFDQYC, encoded by the coding sequence ATGTATCCGGCTGAACTGGTATTGCCGATGAAGGCTGAACTCACGGAAAATGGTTTCGAAGAGTTGCTTACCCGTGAAGAAGTAGAGCAGGCACTTGCGCGCAAAGGTACTACACTTGTGGTCATCAATTCGGTATGTGGTTGTTCCGCTGGTACAGCGCGGCCAGGAGTATTGATGGCATTATCCCGTGCCAACAAAAAACCTGATTATTTGGTTACAAGTTTTGCAGGCTTTGATTTCGAAGCAGTAGAACAGATTCGTAAACATTTGCTTCCTTATCCGCCTTCATCTCCATCCATTGCATTGTTTAAGGATGGCAAACTGGTACTGATGATAGAAAGGCATATGATTGAAGGAAGACCTGCGCAGGTGATTGCACAAAGTCTGATCGCTGCATTTGATCAGTATTGTTAG